Part of the Novosphingobium sp. ZN18A2 genome, TGGCGAGCGTTTCCTGTTCTGGAATTTCGTATCGTCATCGAAGGAACGGCTTGAACAGGCGGCGGAGGACTGGCGCCAACAGCGGATGAAACTGCCGGAAGGCGACGACCGCGAGTTCATTCCGTTGCCCGACAGGAAAGGATAGTTTGCCGATGGGCGAGATCACGATCGAACGGCAGGACGGGCCGCGCCACGGCCGCTATGTCGCGCGCATATCGGGCATCGGGGAAGAGGCGGAGCTTACCTATACCCACCGCGGGCCCGACCTGATCAGTGCGGATCACACGGGTGCGCCCGACGCGCTGAGAGGCACGGGCGTCGCCGCCGCGCTGGTGGAGCGGCTGGTTGCCGACGCGCGCAGCGACGGCTTTCGGATAATTCCGATCTGCCCTTACGTGCAGGCCAGGTACGCGAAACACCCGGAATGGCGCGACGTGATGACCGTGGCGCCCGGAGAGAAGCCCCGGATTTCCGGAAAGGCCGGTCAATGACCCGGCTTCTCGGCATATCAGGCAGTTTGCGGCGGGGATCGTTCAACACCGCGTTGCTGCGAAACGCGGCAGACCTTTTGCCCGAAGGCACGAGCCTTGAGATCGCCACGCTGCACGGCATTCCGCTCTATAATGCCGACGACGAAGCCGAGGGCGGCGTGCCCGAAGCCGTGGCCGAACTGAAAGAGCGCATCGCCGCGGCCGACGGTGTGATCCTGGCGACGCCGGAATACAACAACGGCATTCCTGGTGTGTTCAAGAACGCAATCGACTGGGTCTCGCGTCCGGCCGGGGATACCGCACAGGTATTCTCAGGCCGCCCGTTCTCGATCATGGGCGCATCGCCCGGCGGGTTCGGCACGCTTCTTTCGCAGAACCACTGGCTGCCGGTTCTGCGCACGCTGGGCGCGGAATTGTGGACCGGCGGGCGCCTGATCGTATCGCGCGCGGGCCAGGTGTTCGATGACGGAGGAACGATAACGGATTCCGAAATGCGCGAGCAGATCCGGCTGTTCCTTTCCGGCTTTTCGGATTTTATCGCGCGCCTGAAATCCTGATGGTTCCAAGGCCTGCATAGCCGATTCCTGCGGTGTTCGGCGCCTTAGTTGGTTGACTTATTAACTTATGTGCAATACCGGTATCGTGCGATGCTGACGAAAGCAGGGCAGGGGGTCCGGGGCATCGAAGACGAGCGATAGATGAAGAGTGCGACAAGCAAGGCCGAGCGGCAAAGCGCGAAAAGCGAAGGCTCCGGTGACAAGAAGCAATCGACCCGCGATCAATTGCTGGACGCGACCGGCGCCCTGATGATCGAAAACAACACCACGTCGGTGAGCTTCGGTGAGATTTCGGTCAAGTCGGGCATCAACGCGGCGCTTATCCGGTACCATTTCGGCAGCAAGCAAGGCTTGCTTGAAGCGCTGCTTGAGCGCGATGCGGGCGACAACTATGCCGCGCTGGAAAAGCTCGTGAATGCGGACTGGGACCCGGTCGAGAAGATGCGGCTGCATATTCACGGCGTTATCCGCCTGTATCAACGTGTTCCCTATCTCAACCGGTTGCTCATTTCGCTCCAGTCGGACAGCGAATCCGAGATTTCGCGCTATGTGATGGATCGCTTTACGACACCCGTCGTCAATGCGGAAAAGGCCATTCTCGAGCAGGGGCATCGCGAAGGCGTTTTCCGCGATGTCGATCCGCTGCTGTTCCATTTTTCGCTAATCGGCGCGTGCGACAGCATTTTTCACTCGCGGTCCGCGCTGCTCCAGCTCGTCGGCGTGGAAACGATCGATGACAAGTTGCGCGATCGCTATGCCGACCACGTATCGAAAATGATCCTTGGCGGCCTGCTCGTCCGTGAGGCGGGGAACGACTGACCCCTTCTGCAGAAGGGCGCGCAAAATCCGGCGTCGGTACGGGCCGGAGGGGAGAGGAAATGGAACTTGGCCTTCAGGACAAGGTGATTGTTGTCGCCGGCGCCAGCCGGGGCATCGGGCTGGGTATTGTCGAGGCGTGCCTGGCCGAAGGTGCGCGCGTTGCGCTCGCCGCGCGCGGGGCGGACGCGTTGCGAGATGTGCATGAAAGGCTTGCCGAAAAGCACGGTGCGGATCGGCTATGGTCGATGGCGGGCGACATGCGCGAAACGCAGGCGATCGAAACCTTGCTGGACCGGGTGGAGGCCGAATTCGGCCCGGTCTGGGGCGGGGTGGCCAATGTGGGACTGTTTCCCTGTCCGGCCGGTTACGACGTCGACGACGAGACCTGGGCTGGGGGTTTCGCCCAGAACCTTGACAGTTCCTATCGCCTGGCACGCGGACTGATGCGCCGGATGGAACCGCGCGAGGAAGGGGCGATCCTGTTCATCAGTTCGATCGCCGGGCTTGCATCGCTGGGGACGCCGCTGACCTATGGCACGTCGAAGGCGGCGATGAACCACCTTTCGGGTGAGCTTGCCAGGACGGCAGGGCCAATGGGCATTCGCGTCAACACCATTGCGCCGGGCAATATCATATTTCCCGGTGGCGACTGGGAAGCGCGATCGACCGGGAACCGGGCGGATGCGTGGTGGCGCTGGATTCGGCGCGAGGTGCCGATGCAGCGGTTCGGAACGCCGGAGGAAATTGGAAACGCCGCCGCCTGGCTGCTCAGCGCGAAGGCGAGTTTCGTTACCGGAACCGTCTTGCCGGTGGACGGCGGCCAGACACGCTGAACCGCCGCCTGGCCGCATTCAGCCTTGGTCGGTAAAGGCCGGAGCCCGCTTCCCCACGCGCGCATTCACCGCTTCTATCTGGTTGGGGGAACCCATCAGCGCGGCCATTTCCTTGCTTTCGGCCACAAGGATGTCCTTGTAATCGCCCTCTGCCGACAGATTGAGCAAGCGCTTGGCTGCGCGGATCGCGTCGGGGTTGGTGTTCGCAATACCCTTTGCGTATTCAAGCGCATCGGCCAGCGGATCGTCGCACAGGCGTGTCGC contains:
- a CDS encoding GNAT family N-acetyltransferase, which produces MGEITIERQDGPRHGRYVARISGIGEEAELTYTHRGPDLISADHTGAPDALRGTGVAAALVERLVADARSDGFRIIPICPYVQARYAKHPEWRDVMTVAPGEKPRISGKAGQ
- a CDS encoding NADPH-dependent FMN reductase; the encoded protein is MTRLLGISGSLRRGSFNTALLRNAADLLPEGTSLEIATLHGIPLYNADDEAEGGVPEAVAELKERIAAADGVILATPEYNNGIPGVFKNAIDWVSRPAGDTAQVFSGRPFSIMGASPGGFGTLLSQNHWLPVLRTLGAELWTGGRLIVSRAGQVFDDGGTITDSEMREQIRLFLSGFSDFIARLKS
- a CDS encoding SDR family oxidoreductase → MELGLQDKVIVVAGASRGIGLGIVEACLAEGARVALAARGADALRDVHERLAEKHGADRLWSMAGDMRETQAIETLLDRVEAEFGPVWGGVANVGLFPCPAGYDVDDETWAGGFAQNLDSSYRLARGLMRRMEPREEGAILFISSIAGLASLGTPLTYGTSKAAMNHLSGELARTAGPMGIRVNTIAPGNIIFPGGDWEARSTGNRADAWWRWIRREVPMQRFGTPEEIGNAAAWLLSAKASFVTGTVLPVDGGQTR
- a CDS encoding TetR family transcriptional regulator, with amino-acid sequence MKSATSKAERQSAKSEGSGDKKQSTRDQLLDATGALMIENNTTSVSFGEISVKSGINAALIRYHFGSKQGLLEALLERDAGDNYAALEKLVNADWDPVEKMRLHIHGVIRLYQRVPYLNRLLISLQSDSESEISRYVMDRFTTPVVNAEKAILEQGHREGVFRDVDPLLFHFSLIGACDSIFHSRSALLQLVGVETIDDKLRDRYADHVSKMILGGLLVREAGND